CAGAGACACGGACCAGTGGGCGCGGCACCCGCACTGCACCACCGAGTCCCTCGGTGAGGGGTGTGAAGGGGAGGCTGGCTGGGGAACGGGTTTTGGAGAATTGGTGAAGTCttgaaaaagaagcagaaatcgTTCCTTCAGACCAGATCAAAATTAAATTCTAGATGTTCTAGATGGGGTTGGAGGAAAAACAAAGGAAGCCCCCCAACACTGTCAgaagctgaggaggatgaggagaagCTGGCCCCTCGCTCGTGGCTGGAAGGGGTGTGACGTGGGGCCACCCTGGGGAAGACGGGTTGACCATCTCCCCGTAAAGGTGAACGGACACTCCCTGTCCAGGCAGCCGCCCCCGGTGGGCATTTACCCAAGTGAGCTGAAGACCGATGTTCACCCAGAAACCTGTGTGTGGGGTTTTAGAGCTGCTTTGTCCCTAGTGCCCAAACCAGACAGCAAGATGTTCtttgaggcaggagaggcaggctgTCAGCCGTGAGAGGACCCTGACCCACTGGGAAAGAGGCATGAGCCCGGCGGTGATTCATGCGGCGGATGAGAATCCGCGTGGACAGAGAGGGTCCCAGAGAGCttttgagatgagatctggctctttctccccaggctggagtgcagtggtgcaatctcggctcactgcaacatccctcctgggattcaagcgattctcctgcctcagcctccccggtagctgggattcagTAGCCCACAACCAtaccggctaattttcttgtatttttagtagagacggggtttcactatgttggccagtctggtcttgagctcctgaccttgtgttccgcctgcctcagccttccaaagtgctgggattacaggtgtgagccagcgtgcctggccctGAGGCATTTTGCTGGTTGACAAAGCCAGGCCCCAAGGCTCCGCATTGTGGGATCCCATTTCCATACCTTTCTGGATAAGGCACAACTGTGGAACCGAAAACAGATCCATAATCACTGGGGTTTAGGGTTAGGGATGGGATTGGCAAAAAGGGGACACAGAAGTTAAGTCGGAGGGTGGCAGAGCGGCCTCGGGGACACTGGCGGTGACTACACGATTCTGTGCTTCGGTCAAAGCCCCTGGAATAAAGTGAACTTTATGAAAATGGGAACGATCCACCAGCCGATGCGGGGTCCTGGGAGGAAAAGCAAACAGACACCTCAATCTGACTGCGTTAAAGAGGCACGACACACCTtgttgggggcagggtggggagtggAGCTCACCTGAGCAATTTCAGCAAAGAGGTTTGTGACTCAAGACAAAAGGAACTGGTCTCAGTGCTGGCTTCAGGCGGTAAGTTTATCTCTCAGGGGTGCAGCCGAGCAACTATGTAGCCACTTCACATGTTTACCCGGCTGGAATAAACCAGTGAATAAACAGTAGAAGGCAGGGATCAGATTTCTCACTGTCAGAGGAAAAGTTGCACCTAAGCAAAGGCAAGATCGAATGGTCTCGGGGGCTGTATTTTATTCAGAGACCTCAAAAAAATAACACACATGCATGCAggcacgcacgtgcacacacacacacacacacgcgcgaaTGTGAATGACAAACGCACCCCCAGCTCAGTCCCTAAGATGGCTGAGAAGCAGTGACACCCTGGAAGCAATGAGCATGTCTTGTGTCCCCACTTTGGTTTCTAACAGTTCCCTGATATGGGGAAGCTCTGACCTTGCTTTTTAACCATTTCTTAATACAGGGAACCAAAGTTACTTGGGTGAGTGGGCGACTCtagggatgaggcaggagaaatacAAGATGAGCCCAGGGCATCTTACAGCACCACAAAACCAGGAAATGCCACAAAGAGGATGCACATGCACCTGCCCTGATGTCAACACATGATTTTATAAGTAAACACATAGCGAAGGGTCCACCAACATTCCGTGTGTAAGAATTTTGAgtaatagccgggtgtggtggctcgcacctgtaatcccagcactttgagaggctgaggtgggtggatcacctgaggtcaggagttcgagaccagcttgaccaacatggtgaaaccctgcctttactacaaatacaaaaaacattagctggccgtggtggcagacgcctgtaatctcagctacttgggagactgaggcaggagaatcattcgaacttgggaggcggacgttgcagtgatccgagatggcaccattgcccttcagcctgggcaaggagagtcaaactctgtctcaaaaaaaataaaaaaacaaaactaataacaATTTTGAAGAATAAGAGGAaaaggacagagggagggagagaaccACCCCAAGAACACCACAGTCTTAATTGCTGCAGGAATGACCCGAAGGGCAGAGGCCTTGGAGGAGAAACAGGGCATTTGCATGGCCTCAGAGTGTGTCACCCAAAGCCTGCACTCGTGACTGGTGGTTGTACCTTGTGTCCACAAACTCTCTCATGCCCCTCCCTTCCGAAGGTGGGGCTTAACTCTCCTACCCTGGAGTGTGGGTTGGACTCGTGACTCACTTCTAACAACAGAGCAGGAAGGAGCAAAACCGTCCGTGCCGCAGAGAGCTGGCAGACAGCAGCCTGGCCAGGGACAGAGCTGGCGCGCCCGGCACGCGTGTGGTGACACGCAGCCCCTGCGTGACGGGAGACGGAGCCCACCGCCCCTCCGGGGGTCTCTTCCCCCAAACCCACCGTGTTGGTCTCACCACGAGAAAGCATTAGAGAATACAAGATTCTATAAAATCCGTGACCAGAATCCAATCTTGACAATTTCTCAGTCTTTTGTTTCATGGaaaatttctctgtctttttttctcattctcgGCCAGCTTTTCAATCTTTCTGTTAAAATAATCACCTCCCGTTGTCAGAGTTTGGAGGATGCGGTGAGGAGACCTGGTGACCACACGCAGCGTGATGTCCTGGGACAGAAGGAGGACGTTGAGGGAAAACTAAGTCCAAATCAAGTCTTTCATTCAGTCTGTTGTGTGGTATCACCGTTAATTTCCCGGAGCTACAGACAACTTACTAAGCACATCGATGTGAGCTGCATTAGTAGAAGGGGAGCAGGTGACAGGCACGTGGACGCTGCTGTGGCATCTTTTCAGTTCTTCCGtacatctaaaattatttcaagatacaaagcaaagcaaataatACTTCTGAGCCTCTATTTCAGTGATCTATATTTGCAGCATTAATGAGctagaagaaaaacaacacaaaaaagtcCAGCCAATTAAGCGTCGGGGACTCTCTTGGGGGCCTCTGGAGTGTGGTGGAGAATGGAGCGTGACTGAAGGCCGAGCCCCCTCAAAGCTGAGCTGCTTTGGACCCGGGGCCCTGAAGCCCCCCATACACTGGCTGCACCTCTCCAGGCCACAGCCTCTGTCCCACCTGGGCTCCATCTATGGGCTCAGGGGTCACCCAGACCAGGCACATCCGGGTTCACTGGGACCTTACCTTATAGTACACGGCCACCATAGCCGAGGGAACCCACGCCTGGGAGGATGGATTTCCAGGCTGGAAGCCTCCAGCAATGACGACCATGTGGCAGGTCCCCTTCTGTGTGGCTGCCTTTCCCTGTGATGGCTCTGGCCATGCCACCGACAAACACCTCTGGGTCTCGGCTGCCACCACAGGCTCCTGCGGCACTGCCCACCTGGAGGCACCACCCCAGAGACACGTAGCCTACACCTTTGTTTTATTCCAGAGGGTCATTGCAGGGAACCAAATCTGTACTGGGGCAAGGTCTGCTTTGGGGCCCAATGTCCCCCCGGTTTGTCGGACAGCTGTGCTTCCGTGCTTCCGTGTCACTGCCTCTTCCACCCTAAAATCTCAGCCGAGGAGGCCCAAGAGGACACTCGGAATATGCAGAGGGGGAGACGGGGATGAGGAGTCACCAACAAACCAATTAAACCCCGACCTGGAGGCGAACGTTCTAAACACAGGGTGTGGAGTCACCGGCGTGGGGTTTCCTTCACAAGGGGCCTTCGAAATCAGAAGAGATTCCTTCCCTGCTTATACCAGGGGAACTAAGAATCAGCCCACAGGCAGTGGATTGGCCAAAGTGACCTTTCAGCATGCTGGCCCTGTGCCCCTAacgtctcccaaagagctgatgAAGCCGAGCCACTTGCCGTTATGTGTTGAAAATGGTGCAAGACCCCACACAATCATCCCTGAACCTATAATGCTGATGCTGTAATGTAAAAGGAGTATTTTCCCCCTTGAGATAAAATGCCATCAGATGCCATCTGTGCTGCCTGTAATTTTAGCCATAAATCCTCGTTGTATTTATCGGAGATTTGTTTTTCAAGATGGCTAATTTTAGTCTCCAATTCAACCGCACActaattttcctgtttctttcttgctGAGAAATCTGATATAACAGCTCCTCATAGAAAGGGCTTGGCAGGTTCCCAAAGCCCAGCAGCCTCATTTACTTAGAGAgaggttattttttctttcttcctctctcccctctccctccttgtTTTGGCAGCGCGGTTAGAATTCAGAAGAGTTGAAATAAAAACAGGATTGCCCTTGTAGAGACAAGCGAGGATGAGCCGGGTGGGCTGGGCATCGAGGCGAGGGGTCAGCCTGCTCCAGGCAGGGCGAGGGTGTCCCTGGACTTGGGGCCGCTGCGGGGGCGTCCCTATCTGGGAGCGCAAGGAAATAGAACAGTAGCAGGAGGGGCCTCCGAGCCCAGCACCGCGACATTCCCCGGGCACCGCGTTACGCTGTGGAAAACATTTGGAAAGCttccttcatttttctgaaatagcTGAAGTGATGCAGAAGGTTGGCTGAAAGTCTAAATCTAATTACAATAAGATAATCTGGAACGGCCCGTCAATGGGGAAGGAATTGTGGGatggaagctttttaaaaagaggcactTAGCCATAAAATCTGCATATACCAGTAAATTTCATCTACAGCAACCAAAATGTGCATCTTCCGTCCTGTTTCCAAAACCTCTGAGTTCTCTTGGGAAACACTGTGACTTGGGTGGAAAATTTTCGGACTGGAGGTGCACGGAAGCGCGTTCTGGCAGTGGGATGTGCCTTCCTCCAAGGCCTGAGAAGGAGCCCGCCTTCCCACGTCGCCAGGGACAAGATTCCCCCACACAGGGGTGGATACAGGGGAGGGAGATGCCCTGGAGCATCTTAGAAAGCTCAGAGCTCAGAAAACAGATGACTGGGCTGAGGATTCTTTTAGATGCTGGCTTATGTTGGAATGTGATTACTGGGGGGAAAAATCCACTTTACCATTAGGTGAAAGCTAAATACAGCTACAATTGCTGACAGCATCATCACAGCAAAACTGCTCCACAAATATTCTTGCTCTTACCATGTTACAGACAAGGATTAGAGAGGCTAAAAGCCTGTCCCAAGCTACCTGCAAGTGTGGGGCAGACCTCGACTCTGCTGTCAGCCTGCAGAGCCCAAACTCGTGCCCCCTGTCCCCAGGGGATCGCCTGAGCCTTACACACTGCCAGGCACACAATAGGTTCTCAAGAAGCATCTAGtgcacattttaatgaaaattgattatatattttttctcttcagtaGAGGCATCTTATGATACCCTGATTCAATCAGAAGTCACCCGAAGCATCATTTCCTGTGAAGTGAACAGAAATCACATACAGACATTGGCGGACACATTGAGAAGCCGGCACCTCCTGAGAATTGAGAATAGGGCTctgctctcccctccctctctctgtcccttctTCCCTTTGCTTCCTCCCTCTCCCGAATCTCTTCCGTCTGTCCTTCCATCTTTCCATAGGCAGACAAGGAGATGTCACACAGTCTGTGTCCTGGCAAGGCGtatagagggagggagggaatttATTACAGGTATTAACATCTGCAAATGCTAGTTTGCGGGATGCATGATGTTgaaggaggaaaaatgaaaagtgcGGATCCCCACGCTGCAGTGTGTGTTACACAATCGGTCTCACTGCCGGGCAAGGCTTCACCGGATGGCCAGTGAGGAAGGCCGGTGCACGTCGGCAGTGAGGGCAGAGAAGCTCTCCAAGACGAAGACACCGACATGGCAATGAAGTCATCCATCCACAGCCCTCAGTCCAATGCATCAGACCCAGAGGCTGGAGGAGCCTTTTCAAAAAGACAACATAACCCCCTGCACACGGCGTAACTCATGGTGCAGGGCCAGGAGACACGGCACCTGCTCCTCATGAGGCTCCCACCCAAGTCCGATTGGTCAGCGATGGTGGAGAGAAATGACCCTTGGCCAGCTGCTCCTTGACCTCTGCGTCCCGTTCCCGAACTCCCTGTGATTCTAAAATCCACCCCGCAGTTGTCATCTCAGGGAACTGACGTCTGACTGTGAATCCTGGACTCTGACTTGGCTCCAAATAGTCCCTGCATATGGGCTGTTCCACGGAAAGGTGAGAGCTTCATGCCATCCAGAAACACGGCGTTACCTGTCCTGAAGAGCTGGCAGGTGCGCACACGAAGCTAGGGTGGAAGGAGCGTTCAAGTGCTCTCCCATCGCGGACAGTCAGCCCGGGGTCAGGGTGTGTAGGGCTGACCAGGTCTCCTGGCCAGGGTCATCCCGTGCCCCTGCGTCCCATGTGATTGCATCCCTCAGCTGCAGGGTGATGTCAGTGCCTGGGTGGGTCCGTCCATTTGTAAGGGTGGGATGGACGCCCCTGCAGAGGCTGGGGGTCACATACTCAACACGGAGGCACAAAGCATGGAGACACCAAATACACACAAGACTCACACAGACAACACTGAGACATAGAAAACACAGAGACACAATATGGACACACAATGctgacacacacacaatacagaCACAACACTAACGCACACCACACTCACACAAACATCACACTCACACAACAGGGACACGGAAGCAACACCGACTCACACACACAATGTGGAGATACACAGCactgagacacacacaacacagacACAACACTAACACATGTCACACCCACATGAcaggacacacacatacaacactgACCCACACACAGTGTGGACACACACAGCAAGACCTGAGACACACACAACATGGACACACACGAGCAGGCTCATGCAAACAACACTGACACGTACACACCCTGCTGACACACGCCACAGAGACACACATTGCTTGCACTCACAGCGCTGACTCTCTGCACCCAATCGCTTCTGCCATGTGTCCTCCGGCTCCCATCCTGGGCCAGGCCTTGACGATTACCAACGGCCAAGCAGATGTGGCCAGTGGTCGGGAGACTGTTTTCCTTTGTTGAGGGATGCACAGCCGTGGGTGATTCCCAAGCTCCGGGGCTGTGCCTGTCCTGCGGGGTTAACAGGAGCCCGCCAGCCTCTCTGCCCATCTCTGTTCCCACCCGGGAAGCCGTCCGATCAGGACAGCACGAGGGGCAGGGGATCCTGGACTCAGAAGAGAAGCTCAGGGTTCTGTTTCCTGTGCCCTCAGCCATGCCCTCTGGTGCTTCTTAGCCAAGGTGCCCCCCTCACGGATGGCTTTTAGTAGAGTATGATGCTGTCTCTGTTAGTGGTTTTTATACCCATTCCctattatataaaatagatacatatttataGTCACATGCGTGCAAAAGACACATTTTTACCCAAATGAGTTTAATATTTTAGACATTGATTTTTCGCATCTAATAatagataatttatttgaaaatatttgaatccCTTACCATGACCACCCATGTGGATTTGGCATATGGCACTGCTGAGTGCAGAGACCATGATTTATTAACATGTCCTTTGGTGGTAGGCAATTAACGCTTTCCAATTTTTTCCTCGTTTCTGAGATGTCACAAAGAACATTCTTTTTCACAAATGTTTGTGTCCTTAtgcaaatatgtttattttgagataaccCCCAGACATGGACGTATGTGTCCAAGGTATCTGCATTTTAAGTTGCAGAGAAGTTGTCAATTGTCTATGGATGGTTGGTGTCTTCCTAAGTTCCACAGCAGTGTACGGGGACGTCTGGTCTCCCACATCCTCCCAATTCTGCGGGCTGCTCAGTCATGAGCCTTTCCAAGTCCTGTCTGAACCAGGCTCCCCCTCTGCTGATGAGGGCATTGCTGATCCCCAGATGAGCCGAGGACCCCTCCCCTGTGTTCCTCGCCCACGAATCCCCGATGTCTGTGGGCTGCCTCTGCTCATGTCCCGGGCTGCTTTGCTCTTCTCTTGGATTGTTTACCTTTTTACAGCTTGTAAGAGATCTTTGTGTATTAATGACATTATTAACCTTTTCTGCAATACGTGTGACAGTGTATTTGCATTTTGCACCTTTGCCTTTAAAtctttatgatatttttaaattgcctgaAGCTTCtcaaattgtttcttttataGCTCACAGGTTGTGTATAATGCCTTGAAAgctttcttttttggtattttcttcttcttcttttgtattttcttcatggtTTCATTTTCAGCCCTGGATCCATCTGGAATTGTGTGtgactttatatttaaagtgataaaAACTCCAACATTTTTCCCGTGGCTGCCCAGGGCCCTGCAGTGGTTACCGAGGAGGCACCTCAGCTCTGGAGCTAAATCCTTTGCCCTGTGCTAAATCCTACCCATGTTTGGGACCTGTTTGGATTGTGAAAACCTGCTGGGTTTGTCTGCCCATCTGTGCCTGCAGACTCTAGAAGCACCTTCACCATCCAGTTTAAATTACattattggccgggtgtggtggctcacgcctgtaatcccagcactttgggaggccaaggtgggcggatcacctaaggtcaggagttcgagaccagcctgaccaacatggtgaaaccccctctctactaaaatacaaaattagctgggcgtggtggcaggtgtctgtaatcccagctacttgggaggctgaggcaggagaatcgcttgaacccgggaggcggcggctGCGGTGaacggagattgtgccattgcactccagcctgaggaacaagagcaaaactccttctcaaaaaaaaaaaaaaaaattacgttaTCACACCAGAGAGGTGCAGCCCTTCCCAGCTCTGGTTTCCTTGGTCATACCTTTATTTTTCCAGCtaaactttagaattattttacagCAT
This is a stretch of genomic DNA from Papio anubis isolate 15944 chromosome 16, Panubis1.0, whole genome shotgun sequence. It encodes these proteins:
- the LOC103888443 gene encoding uncharacterized protein LOC103888443; translated protein: MTTMWQVPFCVAAFPCDGSGHATDKHLWVSAATTGSCGTAHLEAPPQRHVAYTFVLFQRVIAGNQICTGARSALGPNVPPVCRTAVLPCFRVTASSTLKSQPRRPKRTLGICRGGDGDEESPTNQLNPDLEANVLNTGCGVTGVGFPSQGAFEIRRDSFPAYTRGTKNQPTGSGLAKVTFQHAGPVPLTSPKELMKPSHLPLCVENGARPHTIIPEPIMLML